A DNA window from Chondrinema litorale contains the following coding sequences:
- a CDS encoding antA/AntB antirepressor family protein has protein sequence MELIKIYNGATVSARELYQYLELNKAHWKRWYTKNITQNPYAIENEDWEGFTIMVNGNKTMDFAITLDFAKKLAMLTRSKKGEEIREYFIRCEKTLTELKQNKRFEAFLKLENTKDKLRSNIEGIGGTYDDYLQIDLAGRRVLFNGEPVADAELPTLLIKGRDFATEITNSQLDKENHALDEVGQLNKDNHSSIRETLLSKGLKPEDLPTEDRIKKLGE, from the coding sequence ATGGAACTTATAAAAATATATAATGGTGCTACAGTCTCTGCTAGAGAGTTATACCAATATTTAGAACTTAATAAAGCGCACTGGAAAAGATGGTATACAAAAAATATAACACAGAATCCTTATGCTATCGAAAATGAAGATTGGGAGGGGTTCACCATCATGGTGAACGGTAATAAAACAATGGATTTTGCTATTACATTAGACTTTGCTAAGAAGTTAGCAATGCTTACCAGATCAAAAAAGGGAGAGGAAATTAGAGAGTATTTTATTAGATGCGAAAAAACTCTAACAGAACTCAAACAAAATAAAAGATTTGAGGCCTTCCTAAAATTAGAAAACACTAAGGATAAATTAAGATCAAACATCGAAGGTATAGGTGGCACTTATGATGATTACCTTCAAATAGATTTAGCAGGAAGACGGGTGTTATTTAATGGTGAACCAGTAGCAGATGCAGAACTTCCTACACTTTTAATTAAGGGAAGAGACTTTGCAACAGAAATAACAAATAGCCAATTAGACAAAGAAAATCATGCTCTTGATGAAGTTGGGCAATTAAATAAAGATAATCACTCATCTATCAGAGAAACACTATTGAGTAAAGGACTAAAGCCAGAAGATTTACCTACAGAGGATAGGATTAAAAAATTGGGGGAGTAA